Proteins found in one Isachenkonia alkalipeptolytica genomic segment:
- the pstB gene encoding phosphate ABC transporter ATP-binding protein PstB translates to MSDVRNSNAIIEVKDLNLYYGDFQALKNIDTGIEKNRVSALIGPSGCGKSTFLRTLNRMNDLISGVTTKGEVTFEGRQIYDPDLDVVALRRKIGMVFQKPNPFPKSIYENVAYGPKRSGVKNRKDLDQIVEESLKEAALWEEVKDRLHKSALGLSGGQQQRLCIARALAMKPQVLLMDEPTSALDPIATNRIEELITQLKKDYTIVIVTHSMHQAARISDKTSFFLMGELIEQGDTNKIFTTPEDQRTEDYVTGRFG, encoded by the coding sequence ATGTCGGATGTAAGAAATTCGAATGCCATTATCGAGGTGAAAGATTTAAATCTGTATTACGGAGATTTTCAAGCCCTGAAAAATATTGACACCGGAATTGAAAAAAACAGGGTCAGTGCCTTAATCGGTCCCTCCGGTTGCGGAAAGTCCACCTTTCTTCGAACTCTTAATCGAATGAATGATTTGATCAGCGGCGTAACCACCAAAGGAGAGGTAACCTTTGAGGGAAGACAAATTTATGATCCGGACTTGGACGTGGTGGCCCTCCGGAGAAAAATCGGTATGGTGTTTCAAAAACCCAATCCTTTTCCCAAATCCATTTACGAAAATGTGGCCTACGGTCCTAAGAGAAGCGGTGTGAAAAATAGAAAAGATTTGGATCAAATTGTGGAGGAAAGCTTAAAGGAAGCAGCCCTATGGGAAGAGGTGAAGGACCGTCTTCATAAATCCGCTCTGGGGCTTTCCGGAGGGCAACAGCAACGATTATGCATTGCCCGGGCTCTGGCCATGAAACCCCAGGTATTGTTAATGGACGAGCCCACCTCCGCCCTGGATCCCATTGCCACCAATCGGATTGAAGAGTTGATTACCCAATTAAAAAAAGACTATACTATTGTGATTGTAACCCATTCCATGCACCAGGCCGCACGGATATCCGATAAAACCAGCTTCTTCTTAATGGGAGAGCTGATTGAACAGGGGGATACGAATAAAATCTTTACCACCCCCGAGGATCAACGAACCGAGGATTATGTAACGGGACGATTCGGTTAA
- the pstA gene encoding phosphate ABC transporter permease PstA, whose translation MENRVKDMEMKGDRQKKIREKLMFGLFTLCMLAVVIPTLLIIGFIVVKGIGTVNWSFLTEMPSMGMTEGGIFPAIVGTLYLVTGTIVFSLPLGVGAAIYLTEYAKQGRLTRIIRIAVLNLAGVPSVVYGLFGLGLFVFFLGFGSSILAGSLTLACLILPIIITTSEEAIKSVPDSYREASLALGASKWETIARVVLPQAIPGIMTGSVLGIGRAAGETAPILLTVAAFFIPRLPGSIFDQAMALPYHLYIVSTQVPGMPESIKYGTALVLLGVVGVFFAIATVIRLKFKQMNHME comes from the coding sequence ATGGAAAATAGGGTTAAAGATATGGAAATGAAAGGGGATCGGCAAAAAAAGATCCGAGAAAAGCTGATGTTCGGTCTGTTTACCCTTTGTATGTTGGCCGTCGTTATTCCCACCTTGCTAATCATCGGATTTATCGTTGTAAAGGGAATTGGTACCGTGAACTGGAGTTTTTTAACGGAGATGCCTTCTATGGGGATGACGGAAGGAGGGATTTTCCCTGCGATTGTGGGAACCCTCTATCTTGTAACGGGGACTATTGTTTTTTCATTGCCCCTGGGAGTGGGCGCCGCCATCTATCTTACGGAATACGCAAAACAGGGAAGACTCACAAGAATTATTCGAATTGCGGTGTTAAATCTGGCGGGGGTGCCCTCCGTGGTGTACGGCCTGTTCGGCCTCGGCCTCTTTGTGTTCTTTCTCGGGTTCGGATCCTCTATTTTAGCCGGTTCCTTAACCTTGGCCTGTTTGATCTTACCGATCATCATCACCACATCGGAAGAGGCGATTAAAAGCGTACCCGACAGTTACCGGGAAGCTTCCTTAGCCCTGGGGGCCTCGAAGTGGGAAACCATTGCCCGGGTGGTATTGCCCCAGGCTATTCCCGGGATTATGACAGGAAGCGTACTGGGAATCGGAAGAGCCGCCGGGGAAACCGCCCCCATACTCCTTACAGTAGCGGCGTTTTTCATTCCGAGACTGCCCGGTTCTATTTTTGACCAGGCCATGGCCCTTCCCTATCATCTGTATATTGTATCCACCCAGGTTCCGGGTATGCCGGAATCCATAAAATACGGAACCGCCTTGGTGTTACTGGGTGTGGTGGGCGTGTTTTTCGCTATCGCCACTGTCATACGATTAAAATTTAAACAAATGAATCATATGGAATAG
- the pstC gene encoding phosphate ABC transporter permease subunit PstC, protein MFDSILAIVKPQGGEGINPREKLENSSWNLTKSYKNRIREFLIEKIIFVLGVTALLIMGLIFVFLIQTGIRLFDDISVGQFLFGREWYPNATNPRFGILPMIAGSLMVTVGAILISVPIGIGSAIFIAEVAPPKTKTVFKLIIEFLSAIPSVVLGFLGIVVLSNWVRISFNLSSGFTVLTGSIVIALMALPTIISVSDDAIRALPKEYREASLALGASKWETIKNVLLPAASSGIIAAVMLGVGRAIGETMAVMMVMGNAVQIPSTYLESGRTLTATIAAEMGDTVRNGTHYNALFAIGVVLLIMTSVINTISEWVLHRAQREGK, encoded by the coding sequence ATGTTTGATAGTATCCTGGCAATTGTAAAGCCCCAGGGAGGAGAAGGGATCAATCCCCGGGAAAAACTTGAAAACAGCTCCTGGAACTTAACCAAAAGTTATAAAAATCGAATTCGGGAGTTTTTGATCGAAAAGATTATATTTGTATTAGGTGTCACCGCTCTTCTGATTATGGGACTGATTTTTGTGTTTTTGATTCAAACAGGGATCCGTTTGTTTGATGATATTAGTGTGGGACAGTTTCTTTTTGGCAGAGAGTGGTATCCTAATGCCACGAATCCAAGATTTGGGATCCTTCCCATGATTGCAGGGTCCCTTATGGTAACGGTGGGAGCAATCTTAATCTCCGTCCCCATAGGAATTGGCAGTGCCATTTTCATAGCGGAAGTGGCACCGCCCAAAACCAAGACGGTGTTTAAGCTGATTATAGAATTTTTATCCGCAATACCCTCGGTAGTACTGGGTTTTTTAGGGATTGTGGTACTATCGAACTGGGTTCGAATCAGTTTCAATTTATCTTCAGGATTTACGGTGCTTACGGGATCCATTGTAATCGCCTTAATGGCACTGCCTACAATTATCAGCGTATCCGATGACGCCATAAGGGCCTTGCCGAAAGAATACCGGGAAGCCTCCCTGGCCCTGGGAGCCTCAAAGTGGGAGACCATTAAAAATGTCCTCCTTCCCGCGGCCTCTTCAGGGATTATTGCAGCGGTTATGCTGGGCGTCGGACGAGCCATCGGGGAAACCATGGCGGTAATGATGGTCATGGGTAATGCGGTGCAGATTCCATCCACCTATCTGGAATCAGGAAGGACCTTAACGGCGACGATTGCCGCGGAAATGGGGGACACCGTACGAAACGGTACCCATTATAATGCGCTCTTTGCCATCGGTGTGGTGCTTCTTATTATGACCAGCGTGATTAATACCATTTCAGAGTGGGTTTTACACCGGGCTCAAAGGGAGGGAAAATAA
- a CDS encoding phosphate ABC transporter substrate-binding protein → MKKAVLVLALILFGSLVLFGCGEENEEASDNGGNHVEDGNNEDSGDNEENSDMDFSRMIEARGSDTMVNLGQRWAEEFMNEYSEASMSVTGGGSGTGIAAMINGTIDIALSSRAIREDEIDQASDNDVEVVEHITGRDGIAIAVHPDNPVEELTMADLKAIFTGEKRNWSDFGGEDAEITLYSRESNSGTYVFFREFVLEDEDYASFANLMPSTQAIVEGVIQDEKGIGYIGLAYLDDDGIKGVSIAGEESAEAAYPSMENVIAGDYPVARPLFLYTDGEPEGVVKLFMDFVMSEQGQQIVEDIGFVPVQ, encoded by the coding sequence GTGAAAAAAGCAGTTCTGGTATTGGCACTTATTTTATTCGGATCCTTAGTACTATTCGGATGTGGAGAAGAGAACGAAGAGGCATCGGACAACGGAGGAAACCATGTGGAAGACGGAAACAACGAAGATAGCGGCGACAATGAAGAAAACAGCGATATGGATTTTTCAAGAATGATCGAAGCAAGAGGTTCCGACACTATGGTAAATTTGGGACAGCGATGGGCGGAAGAATTTATGAATGAATACTCGGAAGCCAGTATGTCCGTAACCGGTGGGGGATCGGGGACGGGAATTGCAGCGATGATCAACGGAACCATAGATATTGCCCTTTCTTCAAGAGCGATCCGGGAGGATGAAATTGATCAGGCGTCGGATAACGATGTGGAAGTGGTGGAACACATAACGGGAAGAGACGGAATTGCCATTGCGGTGCATCCCGACAACCCTGTGGAGGAACTGACCATGGCGGATCTGAAAGCGATTTTCACCGGAGAAAAAAGAAACTGGAGTGATTTTGGAGGGGAAGACGCTGAAATTACTTTGTACTCTCGGGAGTCCAACTCCGGAACCTATGTGTTTTTTAGAGAGTTTGTGTTAGAAGACGAAGACTATGCCTCTTTTGCCAATTTGATGCCCTCGACCCAAGCCATTGTTGAAGGGGTTATTCAAGATGAAAAGGGCATCGGATATATTGGACTGGCCTATCTTGATGATGACGGCATCAAAGGGGTGTCCATCGCAGGGGAAGAAAGTGCAGAAGCAGCCTATCCCAGTATGGAAAATGTTATTGCAGGAGATTATCCCGTGGCAAGACCCTTGTTTTTATACACCGACGGAGAACCGGAAGGCGTGGTAAAGCTGTTTATGGACTTTGTCATGAGCGAACAGGGACAACAAATTGTGGAAGACATCGGCTTTGTACCGGTACAGTAA
- a CDS encoding pullulanase, whose translation MDFLTNEVYTNGSGRPKYKGPLGPRLHDDGSATLTLWSPSAQEVSVVLYDKEDPYNVIQEDLLMEKGENGSWHITLGEDNTGLESLESYYYHYKITRKAESVLALDPYAPSMAIWNQDDSRNRVGKGAIVNPSMIGPELDFAKIPGYEKREDGIIYEVHVRDFTSDPDIASTLSHPFGTFTAFIDRLDYIKDLGVTHIQLLPIMSYYFANEYRRGERIMEYSSKGNNYNWGYDPHSYFALTGMYSEDPKDPKKRIEEFKTLIREIHRRGMGVILDVVYNHTASIHILEDLEPRYYHFMNADGSPRESFGGGRLGTTHKMARRLLLDSILYWVKEFKVDGFRFDMMGDHDAETIQMAYDESKKLNPDILMIGEGWRTFAGDEGAKRVLAADQDWMQYTQSVGSFSDDFRNELKSGFGSEGEPRFLTGGPRSIHRIYDNLRAMPSNFKASHPGDVVPYIEAHDNLTLHDVIAQSIKKDPKYHEEEIQRRIRLGNLMVLTAQGTAFLHAGQEYGRTKQFLHPDYKSPVKNPPYKSTFMVDKEGNPFEYPYFIHDSYDSSDAVNLFHWARIQDPEKYPLHTQTKEYTKGLIHLRRSSDAFRHKTMEAVFRKVTKVHAPEIGGWDLVIAYRLENLEGTEAYYVFVNADQNSRKLTLHHDLRQGKVLVDRERAGTENISDPKGFFLDDQSIYLEPLTPVIIKTKEVSPGY comes from the coding sequence ATGGATTTTTTGACCAATGAAGTATATACCAACGGCTCCGGCCGACCGAAATATAAAGGACCCTTAGGTCCAAGACTGCATGACGACGGCAGCGCCACCCTTACCCTTTGGTCTCCCAGTGCCCAAGAGGTTTCTGTGGTTTTATATGACAAAGAGGATCCCTACAATGTTATTCAAGAGGATCTTCTAATGGAAAAAGGGGAAAACGGCTCTTGGCATATCACCCTAGGGGAGGATAATACGGGGCTGGAAAGTTTAGAAAGCTACTACTACCATTATAAAATTACCCGCAAGGCGGAAAGTGTGCTGGCTCTGGACCCTTACGCTCCCTCCATGGCCATTTGGAACCAGGATGACTCCCGAAACCGAGTTGGTAAAGGGGCAATTGTGAATCCTTCGATGATCGGTCCTGAATTAGACTTTGCTAAAATTCCCGGTTACGAAAAGCGGGAGGACGGCATTATTTATGAAGTCCATGTTCGGGATTTTACGTCGGATCCGGATATTGCTTCCACGCTGAGTCACCCCTTTGGAACCTTCACCGCCTTTATCGACCGACTGGACTATATCAAGGACCTGGGCGTAACCCATATCCAGCTCCTCCCGATTATGAGCTATTACTTCGCCAATGAATACCGGCGGGGAGAGCGGATTATGGAATATTCCTCTAAAGGCAATAATTACAACTGGGGATACGACCCCCACAGTTATTTCGCCCTGACGGGGATGTACTCCGAGGATCCAAAGGACCCGAAAAAACGCATTGAGGAATTTAAAACCCTGATCCGGGAAATTCACCGCCGGGGTATGGGCGTTATTCTGGATGTGGTCTACAACCACACCGCTTCGATTCATATTCTCGAAGACTTGGAACCCCGCTATTACCATTTTATGAATGCCGACGGTTCCCCCCGGGAAAGTTTTGGCGGCGGCCGCTTAGGTACCACCCATAAAATGGCTCGCCGGCTTCTTCTGGACTCCATTCTTTACTGGGTTAAAGAGTTCAAAGTAGACGGTTTTCGATTCGATATGATGGGGGACCATGATGCGGAAACCATTCAAATGGCCTATGATGAAAGCAAAAAACTCAACCCTGATATTTTAATGATCGGCGAGGGCTGGCGAACCTTTGCGGGAGACGAAGGGGCTAAACGGGTTTTGGCCGCGGACCAGGATTGGATGCAGTATACCCAGAGCGTGGGCTCTTTTTCCGATGACTTTCGAAACGAACTGAAGTCCGGCTTCGGCAGTGAAGGAGAACCCCGGTTTTTAACCGGCGGCCCCCGGAGCATTCACCGGATCTATGACAACCTTCGGGCCATGCCTTCAAATTTTAAGGCCAGCCATCCGGGAGATGTGGTGCCCTATATCGAGGCCCATGATAACCTTACCCTTCATGATGTGATTGCCCAGTCCATCAAAAAGGATCCGAAATACCACGAAGAGGAGATTCAACGGCGGATTCGCCTAGGCAATCTGATGGTGCTCACCGCCCAGGGAACCGCATTTTTACACGCAGGCCAGGAGTACGGGCGTACCAAGCAGTTTCTGCACCCGGATTATAAATCTCCGGTGAAAAACCCCCCTTATAAATCCACTTTTATGGTTGATAAAGAGGGAAACCCCTTTGAATACCCTTACTTTATCCATGACTCCTATGACTCCAGCGATGCGGTAAATCTCTTTCATTGGGCCCGGATACAGGATCCGGAAAAATACCCCCTTCATACCCAAACCAAGGAGTATACCAAGGGACTGATCCATCTGAGGCGCTCCAGTGATGCCTTCCGTCATAAAACCATGGAGGCGGTTTTTCGTAAGGTAACCAAAGTCCATGCACCGGAAATCGGGGGTTGGGACCTGGTTATCGCTTACCGTTTGGAAAATCTGGAAGGAACCGAAGCCTACTACGTTTTCGTTAATGCAGACCAAAATTCTCGAAAACTTACCCTGCACCATGATTTGCGACAGGGGAAAGTCCTTGTGGACCGGGAAAGAGCAGGAACCGAAAATATTTCTGATCCTAAGGGCTTTTTCTTAGATGATCAATCCATTTACCTGGAACCCTTAACCCCAGTGATTATCAAAACGAAAGAAGTTTCTCCGGGGTATTAG
- the recJ gene encoding single-stranded-DNA-specific exonuclease RecJ → MHKTLWKTVEGKGNENVEIQGVDPVITRILEQKGITDVEEIQEFLSAKPKKTYDPFLMKDLAQACDLIEKVYNNRGHILIYGDYDVDGITSTTLLMDFFQGFYNNTSYHIPNRQEEGYGLNLETLKELVKTRKPELLISVDCGITALEEVDFLKEQGVEVIITDHHTPGEELPKSLVINPKRKDCDYPFKELSGCGVAFKLTQGIQRRLQLGKKILNQNLDLVALATVADVVPLRDENRTLLKYGLQRINERRRLGLKVLLEEIRLGDKKITPGHIGFMIGPHFNAGGRVAEARTGVELLMTRDQNRAREIARHLARCNEERQEIQQVGLERCLTEIEEKYSEDDFLIVDLPGLHEGVIGIIAGRIKEIYYRPVLVLTNSEDPEVYKGSGRSIEGFDLYYEMSGFKDLFQKFGGHPAACGLSLEKGNIPRLRQELNKRAKELKEENPELFLKKIKIYAKLEEEKLHKGFIDTIHQMEPYGMGNEKPLFLLENLRVPAKGKQRLGKEKTHLKLKGRVPGGKQELEAIGFNMVEQYFEELQSPDALDVVFFPEMNVWKGRESVQLLIQDLRSREEE, encoded by the coding sequence ATGCATAAAACCCTATGGAAAACAGTAGAAGGCAAAGGCAATGAAAATGTTGAAATACAAGGGGTCGACCCGGTTATCACCAGGATCCTTGAGCAAAAGGGGATCACCGATGTGGAAGAGATTCAGGAGTTTTTAAGTGCTAAACCGAAAAAAACCTATGATCCTTTTTTGATGAAGGATCTGGCCCAAGCCTGTGACCTGATTGAAAAAGTTTATAATAACCGGGGACATATTCTGATTTACGGAGATTATGACGTGGACGGAATCACCTCCACGACCTTACTGATGGATTTTTTCCAAGGTTTTTATAACAACACCTCCTATCATATCCCCAATCGGCAGGAAGAAGGTTATGGTCTAAATCTGGAAACCCTGAAAGAATTGGTGAAAACCCGGAAGCCTGAACTTTTAATATCCGTAGACTGTGGAATTACAGCATTGGAAGAGGTGGATTTTTTAAAGGAACAGGGAGTGGAGGTAATCATTACGGACCATCACACACCGGGAGAGGAGCTGCCGAAATCCTTGGTGATCAATCCTAAAAGAAAAGACTGTGATTATCCCTTTAAAGAGCTTTCCGGCTGCGGTGTGGCCTTTAAGCTAACCCAGGGCATTCAACGAAGGCTGCAGTTGGGAAAAAAAATCCTGAACCAAAACCTGGATCTTGTGGCTCTGGCGACGGTGGCGGATGTGGTTCCCCTAAGGGATGAAAATCGAACCTTGTTAAAGTATGGACTGCAAAGAATCAATGAGCGTCGCCGCCTGGGACTGAAAGTTTTACTGGAAGAAATTCGCCTGGGGGATAAGAAAATCACCCCGGGGCATATCGGTTTTATGATCGGCCCCCATTTCAATGCCGGGGGAAGAGTGGCCGAGGCCCGTACGGGAGTAGAGCTGTTGATGACCCGGGATCAAAACCGGGCAAGGGAAATTGCCCGGCATCTGGCCCGGTGCAATGAAGAACGACAGGAAATTCAGCAAGTGGGACTGGAGCGGTGCTTAACAGAAATCGAAGAAAAGTACTCGGAGGATGATTTTTTAATTGTGGATCTGCCCGGGCTTCATGAAGGGGTGATCGGCATCATAGCGGGAAGAATTAAAGAGATTTATTACCGGCCGGTGTTGGTACTGACGAATTCTGAGGATCCGGAGGTTTATAAGGGCAGTGGCAGAAGCATTGAGGGTTTTGACTTATACTACGAAATGTCTGGCTTTAAAGACCTTTTTCAGAAATTTGGCGGTCATCCTGCGGCCTGTGGACTTTCCCTGGAAAAAGGCAACATTCCCCGCCTTCGCCAAGAGCTGAATAAGCGGGCGAAGGAGCTGAAAGAGGAGAACCCGGAGCTGTTTTTGAAAAAGATTAAGATTTATGCCAAATTGGAGGAAGAGAAGCTTCATAAAGGATTTATTGACACCATACACCAAATGGAGCCTTATGGTATGGGAAATGAGAAACCCCTTTTTCTTTTAGAAAATCTCAGGGTTCCCGCTAAAGGAAAACAGCGATTAGGGAAGGAAAAAACCCATTTGAAATTAAAGGGAAGAGTTCCCGGAGGAAAGCAGGAGCTGGAGGCTATTGGGTTTAATATGGTGGAACAGTACTTTGAAGAGCTTCAAAGCCCCGATGCCCTGGATGTGGTCTTTTTCCCCGAAATGAATGTATGGAAGGGACGGGAATCGGTACAGTTGTTGATTCAAGACCTTCGAAGCCGTGAAGAGGAATAA
- a CDS encoding N-acetylmuramoyl-L-alanine amidase family protein has translation MKTNFNKLYEVLFISFVFLLIVFFVRSATYNFPGFSSSAGDDSAPTISAGEELKGELSEEDPEEKTSETPTILIDPGHQKDPDYTRENAAPSLNSTVYKVSTGTRGVSTGVWEYELVLDVAFKLESALKDLGYQVVLTRDRHDVHITNKERGKMAEEIGADILVSLHADGSSITSAQGVSVLSPSFNVSYIDADRAAVSKTLSTLIVDELAEATGARNRGVHFRNNLSILNWSKVPSTLVEIGFMSNPEEDQKMQTDEYQEKIARGIASGIHKYFNSTPDSEE, from the coding sequence ATGAAAACCAATTTTAATAAATTATATGAGGTTTTATTTATCAGCTTTGTCTTTTTACTGATCGTCTTTTTCGTCCGTTCCGCAACCTATAATTTTCCCGGTTTCTCCAGCTCTGCCGGGGATGATTCCGCCCCAACAATTTCCGCCGGTGAGGAACTAAAGGGGGAGCTTTCAGAAGAGGATCCCGAGGAAAAAACCTCGGAAACCCCCACAATCCTCATTGATCCCGGCCATCAAAAAGATCCGGATTACACTCGGGAAAATGCAGCCCCCTCTTTAAACAGCACGGTTTATAAGGTGTCCACAGGAACCCGGGGGGTCTCCACCGGCGTATGGGAATACGAACTGGTTTTGGATGTGGCCTTCAAATTAGAATCCGCCCTTAAGGATCTGGGTTATCAAGTGGTCCTCACCCGGGATCGTCATGACGTACATATTACCAATAAGGAACGGGGAAAAATGGCGGAGGAGATAGGGGCTGACATTTTAGTCTCCCTTCACGCCGACGGCAGCTCCATCACCTCTGCCCAAGGGGTTAGTGTCCTGTCCCCCTCCTTTAACGTATCCTATATCGATGCCGACCGGGCCGCGGTCAGCAAAACCCTCAGCACTTTAATTGTTGATGAACTGGCAGAGGCCACCGGGGCCAGAAACCGGGGGGTTCACTTTCGAAACAATCTTTCCATCCTTAATTGGTCCAAGGTCCCCAGCACCTTAGTGGAAATTGGATTTATGTCCAATCCTGAAGAGGACCAGAAGATGCAGACCGACGAATACCAGGAAAAAATCGCCCGGGGAATCGCCTCAGGCATTCACAAGTATTTTAACTCCACCCCGGATTCCGAAGAATAG
- the larB gene encoding nickel pincer cofactor biosynthesis protein LarB — MKEKNIESILEQIKAGNLPVSEAMEQLKDLPFKELGYAKIDHHREIRNGYPEVILCEGKELEHIVGIVEHMLETGNNIFLTRASREVYEALEKITSDLEYHPIPRIIVVKKREVEKTESVILVATGGTADIKVAEEAALTAEILGNTVERLYDVGVAGIHRLLKNTDKLQQANVIIAVAGMEGALPSVIGGLVDKPVIAVPTSVGYGANFQGLSALLTMLNSCASGIGVVNIDNGFGGGYLAGTINRQIEKARRAES; from the coding sequence TTGAAGGAGAAAAATATAGAAAGCATCCTTGAACAGATCAAAGCGGGAAATTTACCGGTTTCCGAGGCCATGGAGCAATTAAAGGACCTTCCCTTTAAAGAGTTGGGATACGCAAAGATCGACCATCACCGGGAAATTCGAAACGGTTATCCCGAGGTAATTCTTTGTGAGGGGAAAGAGCTGGAACATATTGTAGGCATCGTGGAACATATGCTGGAAACGGGAAATAATATTTTTTTGACCCGGGCCTCCCGGGAAGTTTATGAAGCCCTTGAAAAAATAACATCGGACCTTGAATATCATCCCATTCCTCGAATCATCGTGGTCAAGAAAAGGGAAGTGGAAAAGACAGAGTCCGTGATATTAGTGGCGACCGGTGGCACGGCGGACATTAAAGTAGCCGAGGAAGCGGCCCTGACTGCAGAAATTTTAGGGAATACCGTGGAACGGTTATATGATGTAGGCGTAGCGGGGATCCACCGGTTGTTAAAAAACACGGATAAATTACAGCAAGCCAATGTAATCATTGCGGTAGCCGGTATGGAGGGGGCTCTTCCCAGTGTGATCGGAGGCCTGGTGGACAAGCCCGTGATAGCCGTTCCCACCAGTGTGGGATATGGAGCGAATTTTCAAGGGCTATCCGCACTGCTGACGATGCTCAACAGTTGCGCCAGCGGAATCGGCGTGGTAAACATCGACAACGGCTTCGGCGGGGGATACCTGGCCGGCACCATCAATCGACAAATTGAAAAAGCCCGAAGGGCTGAATCCTAA
- a CDS encoding GAF domain-containing protein, whose amino-acid sequence MNRIEKITTEDPKKFYDYLNLNLKGLIAEEKDWLANLANASGLLYLLMDNINWAGFYLYKEEELILGPFQGKPACTRIEIGSGVCGTAANTFETQVVEDVNAFPGHIACDPDSQSEIVVPMIREGKLIGVLDIDSPIKNRFNEIDREYLEKFVEIILNHREIPLSY is encoded by the coding sequence ATGAATCGAATCGAAAAAATCACCACGGAAGATCCGAAAAAATTTTATGACTATCTGAATCTTAACCTGAAAGGGCTGATTGCCGAGGAAAAGGACTGGCTGGCAAATTTAGCCAATGCTTCCGGGTTATTATATTTGCTGATGGACAATATTAACTGGGCGGGATTTTATCTTTATAAAGAAGAGGAATTGATCCTCGGACCCTTTCAGGGAAAGCCGGCCTGTACCCGTATTGAAATTGGTAGCGGGGTTTGCGGAACGGCGGCGAATACCTTTGAGACCCAAGTGGTGGAGGATGTGAATGCTTTTCCGGGACATATTGCCTGCGACCCCGACTCCCAATCGGAGATTGTGGTTCCCATGATTCGAGAGGGGAAGCTTATAGGGGTATTGGACATCGACAGTCCCATCAAAAACCGCTTTAATGAAATTGACCGGGAATACTTGGAAAAGTTTGTGGAAATCATACTAAACCATAGGGAGATTCCTTTAAGCTATTAA
- the amrA gene encoding AmmeMemoRadiSam system protein A: MKPESLYAKLALRAIEEKIKTGNKLKFEDFKKEVEDETWSKDVENLQAGAFVSLYNKEELRGCIGTIEPLEVHVGEEIIRNALEAAFFDPRFVPVEKKELDQLSISVDVLKEQELVETIDDLDPRKYGVVVEHEGKRGLLLPELEGVDTPDKQLDIAAKKAGIMEGEKMKVYRFEVLRYQ; this comes from the coding sequence ATGAAGCCGGAAAGCCTGTATGCCAAGCTGGCCCTACGAGCCATCGAAGAAAAAATCAAAACGGGCAACAAACTGAAATTTGAAGATTTTAAAAAAGAGGTGGAGGATGAGACATGGAGTAAAGACGTTGAAAACCTCCAGGCCGGGGCCTTTGTATCTCTTTATAATAAGGAGGAACTGCGGGGATGCATCGGTACGATAGAGCCGTTGGAAGTCCATGTGGGAGAAGAAATTATCAGAAACGCATTGGAAGCCGCCTTTTTTGATCCTCGATTTGTACCGGTGGAAAAGAAGGAACTGGACCAACTCAGCATCAGTGTAGATGTTTTAAAGGAACAAGAGTTGGTGGAAACCATAGATGATCTGGATCCCCGGAAATACGGTGTAGTTGTGGAACACGAGGGAAAAAGAGGATTGCTACTTCCCGAGTTGGAAGGGGTGGATACCCCGGACAAGCAGTTGGATATCGCGGCGAAAAAAGCGGGCATTATGGAAGGGGAGAAAATGAAAGTCTATCGATTTGAGGTTCTCCGCTATCAATAG